The stretch of DNA AATATGGCAAAAAGAATTACTGTTCGTCTCATGGCGATATCATATTAGTTATTATTAAAATGCGAATAAATGTTTTATAGTAATAGTCGGTATCTTAGTTTTGTCTTATTTGTTTATAGCATATTGATGTCTTTTATGTGTCTGTTATTGGTTGTAATATATCTTTAAGACTGATAAATCTAAGATTGGTTTAATTTAGTTTATCTTTTTATCGTATAAATGTCAAATATACACAATGGAAATTATTTAACAAAAAAAACGGAGTAAAATGCCGATCTATTTATAAAATGATTAATAATGAATCATTTTGACAGGAGGTCAATCAAATTTTTCTTATATTGTTCATTATATGTTATGCCATTATGTCCTTCATTCGTTAATATGACTAACGAATCTTCTTTTTTGAACAAGGAGCTAAGCATTATCGAATTCTTATAATTTATAACCATGTCTGCGTCTCCATGAAAAATAACAATGGGCATTCTACAATTAGTAATATATTTATATGTCTCTAATTTATATTTTACCAAAAAGCGAGGGATGACGGGGCAGATACCTTGAATGATACCAGTCATAGAATAGTACGGAGCTTGTAGAATTAATAAGTGGGGATTATTGGCTGATGCCAGCCAAGTTGCGGGGCATGTACCTATCGAATAGCCTAATACAATAATGTTATCCTCATCATACAATTCTTTCATTTTATTATAGGCCGTTTGTACATCTTCGAATAATCTTCTCTGACTACGAATTTCTCCTTCACTTTTGCCAAAACCTCTATAATCCAATAAAAATACATCGTATCCTAACTCTGTATAAAGAGAAGCCACACTTCCCCATGAATCTAAAGCTCCGGCGTTGCCATGCAGATAGAAAATTAACCCTTTAGATTCATGTGCTCTGAAAAGTAGTCCATTCAGCTTTATCCCATTGTCTGTTTGTATATATAGCCCCTCAAAATTTTCCTTAAAATTGAATTTATAATCTTTGCCTAACTTATCAGGATAGAACAAGAACCGTTCTTGGAAAAAGTAGAAAGCACCGCAAAATATTATATAAAAAGCTAATGCTATAGCAAGAAACCGAATCGCAATTTTTACCATTATATCGTATTCGTTATGTAATCAATAGGTAATAAAAAAGCATACATGGATAATTCATGTATGCTAAGTTAATATTAAATATAGAAAAGAATAAGCAGATATTACAAATTGAACTCTACACTGACAAATAAATATCTTTGTGATTTTGAATGATCAGGATTCAGGTTTCGAAAGTTAGGAGCAATTTTCAATTGTTTTACTGGTTGAAATTCTACTCCGATCATCATCAACTGACCATCAAGACTATTCCATGCTGTATTAAAACTATTGGAAGCCGAAGAGTCTACAAGATCGTAACGAGCAAATGTTCTCCATTTAGGAGCCAGTGCGATTGATGTATAGACAGAATACCCGAAATAATCTTTCTTCTCAACAAATCCTTTATTAAAAACGCGGTTGTATTCAGCACCGGCAGAAATATTTTTGTCTTTGTATCCTGCGAACACAGCCATTGTATATTGATCTTTAAAGTTTACATCTGTAACTCCTTCGGGTAAAGCATCTCTCAAGTTTTCACTTTCATTATAAAAATCTCCATATATGCGGAGTATCGTATTTTTTGTAGGGTGAAGGCTCAGCCCGGCAGCATATTTCATACTATTATCCTTTTTGATCTTCTTATATCCTTCTCCGTTAGTGATCCCTAAATCTGCCGATATATACGGATTGAACGCATATTCAGCCGTTACTCCCATATCTACACTTGGCCCCATTTTGTTTAAGTCCTGAAATGATTTCATCACATAACGGTGCATCCAGTATTTTTCTTGTACACTAAAGCCCATTAGCCCAATTAATCCAGCATTAACACTAAAGCCTTTATCACTCCAGTTTACAAAAGCATTTCGTAGATATACTTCGAGTCCATCGGAAGATGTTTTTCCTGCAGCGCCATCAATAACGACTTGAGCCTGTAACGTACGTGTGAATTTATAATTATATCCAAGGAGAGCTCTTGTGATATCAAACCCTGACTTATCATCATCACCAAAGCCTTTACTAAAATCAAGAAAGCTTCGAGCAATAATCTTACCCGATGGCTTAAAGGCTAAAGAATCCTGAGCATAAGAGGTGACACTACAAAGTATAGAAAATAGAAAGAAAATAGAAAAATATCGTTTCATACTCACAGTTTATAATTTCTCACAAAGTAAAATGAAAAGATTTGAAAATATAATCTTCACATTATTAATGTTTTGTTAAGATAATATGACGAAAAATATACAGAATATGTATATTTGTGTATTGCACTGTATTCTAGATGAATAGCGGGTCGGTCTATAGGTTTATAGTAATAGTTTTATAGAGTCTGTTATTTATTAGTTCTGTATTTTAAATACAATGTAATAAAAACAATATATTTGATCTCAAAGAAACTTGTATATCTAAGTTGTAAAATAGTAATCTAAACGTATAATGCTTTTTAGATAAAATACATTCAATAAAATATAGATACTGAATAAAACTTAATACCATGACGTCAAGCCCAACATTTATGAAAGCCATTTTTATTATCTGTTTTATATTTATTCTTATCTCGAATAGAGCTGTAGCTCAACCGGGGAAGGCAGATGCAAATGGAATAACTATTGCTTATGAAACTTTTGGCGATCCCCAAAACGAAACGATTGTCTTAATACAGGGAACAGGAGCAACCTTACTGCATTATCCTGCCGAGCTATGTGAAAAGTTAGCTGCAAATAATTTCTATGTTATTCGCTTCGATAATAGGGATATAGGCTTGTCTACTCACCTTGATTCATTGGGGCAGCCCGACTGGGCAACTATCGCGTCTCATATAGGTACTTGCAATGATGCTTCATTGCCCTATACTCTGTTTGATATGTCTAAAGATGTAACAGGCTTGATGGATGCTCTAAAGATTGATAAGGCTCATATCGTAGGCGCATCGATGGGTGGTGCTATTGCCCAATTAATAGCAATTCATTTTCCGGGGAGAGTTCTCTCTCTGACAAGTATGAGTGCTTCGACTGGTAATCCTTTACGACCTCAAGGTGATGCAAATGCGCTGAAAGCCATGGCAACACCTCCTCCTCAAACGTCTGATGCAGATTTAATCGCAAATTATCTGGTCGGTGTTTATAAGGCTTTGGGGGGAATCGATTCTGATGAGGTACTGAAAGAAAGGGCTTTGAATCATGTAAAAAACAGAAACTGGAAACCGGAAAGCGTAAACAGGCAAGTCGCAGCAGTATTGATAGGAGACTACTGCGATAGGAGAGAACAACTGAAGCAGATAAGCCTCCCAACATTAGTTATACAAGGTGATGCAGATCCAATAGTGCCATTGGAAGCAGGGAAAGAGGTTGCGGTATCTATTCCAAATTCTAAGCTATGTATAGTCGAAGGAATGGGACATGATATTTCCCTCTCATTTGTTGATGAAATAGCAAAGTGTATGATTCAGTTTATACAACAATCAAACAATTAGGAAATAACAAGAAGATGTTCTTGAGGCTATCCAGATGCTAGAATTATTTCTTTTTTAGAGAATTTTTCTTTTGTTTAAAATCACAGAAAGATTATTTGTCGCTGTGTAAAACTAAATCTAAAAAGCAAAGACGACTTCATTATAAAACACTACTTTTGCAACAACGCAAATTAATATTAATATGAAATATACAGAAGTGACTTTTACGTGCTCTCCCAACGACGAGATAGTTAACAGCATTCTATCTGCAACTATTGCTGATATAGGCTTTGAGAGCTTTGTTGAGAACGAACTGGGGACTACGGCATACATTCAAAGCGATTTGTTTGAAGAGGCTCAATTGAACGAAATTTTAGAAAATTTTCCTTACGAAGCAAAGATAACTTATACCTATAAGGAGATTGAAGAGAAAAATTGGAACGAAGAATGGGAAAAAAACTATTTTCAGCCTTTGATTATCGATGATAAATGCATAATACAAAGCACCTTTCATAATGCTCCGGCGATATATGACTATAACATATATATAGATCCTAAAATGGCATTTGGAACCGGTCATCATCAAACTACCGAGCTGATGATAAGAGAAATATTGAAAGAAGACTTCACCGGAAGATCTTTGCTTGATATGGGTACCGGGACAGCTATCCTGGCTATCTTAGCCTCAATGCGTGGAGCCGGACCGATTGAAGCAATAGATATTGATCAGTGGGCATACGACAATGCGATGGAGAATATAAAATTGAATGGCATAGATAATATTACGGTTAGGATAGGAGGGGCAGACCTGCTCGCGGATATGGCTTTTGATGTTATATTAGCCAATATCAATCGAAATATTCTGCTGAATGATATTCATGCTTATGCATCTGTTTTAAACAACGGTGGATGCTTGTATATGAGCGGATTCTATATTGATGATATCCCCGTTATAACCGAAGAATGCAAAAAACATGGGTTGGCATTCTGTCACAATACACAAAAAGATAATTGGACTGCAGTGAAATTCCAAAAGGCCTAAAACGACATACGAGGAGGCTTCTGAATGAAACCTCCTCGTATGTTTGAGTTAATTAGGTATTAGGCTTTAAGGTAAATAAAGATTGTTTGGTTATCATTACAAAGGAACTACATTTATGAGTCCTCGCCAAATAAAAAAACATATTATAAAACATATTTTTTATAAATTTTGCTAACCATACATGCCAATATCTTTAATATTTTAACATTTAAAATAGCCTACTTCCCATAGATACTTGTTTCCAAATAACTAAGAACAAGATTATTATAAATAATTTAACAAAAGGGCTAGTTCATATAATCCCACATTGGTAACTGTATCGGTTTTTGAGTCAAACAACTTTGAGCCTTCGCATCCAAATACTTCTTATGTACCACTATACGAAACATATACTCGCTGAACCATTTATCAGTAAAAGTTAAGTATCCCTTATTCCCTGATGCTGCACCCCAACTATTTTCAAACTCCCATTTAATCGGCTGATCGCTCATATCCGTATCACATCCAACAAGAGTCATGGCATGTGTCGATCCACTTTGGCGGGTTAAAATGCGCGCTTTTTTGTCCATCGACAAGTTTACACCCAGCAATGATTCATAATCATACATTTCGGGATCTAATATACCTGATTCTCTATTCATTTGTTTGCCAACATCGCATGAAGCGTACATCGGCTCATTGCTTTTTATAGAGGCTAATGCTGCTTTCTTAATATCTTCATTTGGCAAGTTCAGATATATCCAGTTTATACCTTCTATTGTGTTTTTATAATTCTGGATCTCATACAACTTGTAATATTCACGTGTAGGATCATTCATTATCATTATATAGTTGCTCGGAGAATAATCTTCCGGTGTAATCTGTTTATAAAACTGTTGAGGCGTATAGCTGCTGAGTTCTTTTACGCTTCCGTTTTTATCCTTATATCTCCATGTAAACTGTTTTGGGGGCTCGCCAAGGCAAAGAACCAGAATCCGGTATACATCCTTCAAGATAGTTGCTTTTTCGTTTCTTAACTCCTGGGTCTTTTTCCCTAAAGCTGCTTGTTCGCGAAGATTATATCCTCCTCGACGCAGTTTTTCGTTTACAAGGTTAATCATCTGTCTCGTGTTATTCGAGTGTGCTGTTTCCGGCATTACTTCTTGAGGTACAACACCATATTTTTGTCCAAGATTGTAATATAGATTCCAAACCCCACCATCACTTACAGGTGACTTGAAGAGATATTCTACGGTGCGATCATTGAAAGAATCTTTGCTTGTTGCGATTATATTTTCTAAAAATAAATTTGATTTTTCAAATATATCCCAGAAATATAGATAATTGTGAGAGAAGTCAAATTCACTCAGATTGTATTTATCGATGATGGAAGGGCGCAATACATTCATGGACGTAAACATCCAGCACCGTCCCGAACTTTTTTGATCAGTGATACCTTTAACATTTACCCGATATTTGAAGTAATGGTCTATTTTCCCTTGAAGGTTGTTGTTTAATGCATTTGCAGTAATGTTGGCATTTGATGTCAGAACGTTTTGGATAGCCTTAGTAGCGGGGTCTTCTTTAAAGCTAGACTGTATTTCCTGTAATTCTTTCTCGGTGATACTTTGAGAAGAAACAGCAAGAGAAAAACATAGCAAAAATCCCGTGAATAGATGTTTTTTCATAAAATATGTCTTTTATATTTGAATGTAGAATAACTAATTATGCAAAAATACGAAATATTGATAGATATTTGTTCTACATGCTGATTATAATAAATATTTGTTTAAACATAATGCTTAATCTTCATCAAAGACTTTTATCTTTGCATCGTTAAAAAAAATATCTAAGAAATGACTTCAGAAATACAACCGGCATATTCGAAACAAAGAATTAGATATGCTGTTTTATCTATTTTTATTGCTCAAGGATTATGCTTTGCCAGTTGGGCCAGCCGCCTTCCGGATATAAAGAAAGATTTTAATGTCGAAAGTTATCTACATTACGGACTATTAATGTTTCTCCTTCCGATGGGAAAGTTTATCGCTATTCCTGCAGTTGGTTTTCTACTTCCTCGTTTAGGTAGTAAAAAAACTGTTTTAATTAGCATTATCGGATATGCGCTGTCCTTGTTTTTGGTTAGTATTGTACCCGGAATTACAGGATTAGGGATAACATTGTTCTTGTTCGGTATATTTTGGAATATGACTGATATTTCGTTGAATACGCAGGCTATTGAAGTTGAACGTATATACGGGAAGCCCATAATTGCGACATTTCATGCGAGTTGGAGCTTATCTGCGTGTATAGGTGCTATTATTGGTTATTCGATGATCAATCTGAATGTTATTACTTTCTATCATTTTCTAGGTATGGCTTTGCTTGCTATAGCGATTGTTATGCTTAATTACAAATATCTGCAAGAACCTGCTAAAGCTGTTGAAAAGGACGAGAATTTAAATGTTGCGCAAGGTTCCAAAGCGAAAACAGGCAAATTGCATCTCCCTGAGACGCTTCTCATACAGCTTGGATTGGTATGGCTATTGGCTCTTATCGTTGAAAATACAATGTTTGAATGGAGCGATGTGTATTTTCAGTCTGTGATCAAGGCACCGGAATCATTGCAAGTTGGATTTCTTGTATTTATGGTGATGATGTTTGCGGGGCGTATGCTCACTAACTTTGCATATACTATTTGGCAGAAAAAGACAGTGTTGCAAATAGCAGGGGCACTTATTTTTGCAGGATTTATAATTTCGTCCCTTTTTATCGGATATTCCGACGCTTTAATCACCAAAGTAATTATTACGTCTATAGGGTTTATGCTCATCGGTTTAGGGATTTCTTGCGTTGTGCCTACTATCTACAGTATTGTAGGAGATAAGGCTAAAACTCCGGTGGGAACGGCGTTAACTATCATGTCGAGTATTAGTTTCGTTGGTCCATTTATCTCTCCATTGCTTGTAGGTTCTGTATCCGATGCTTACGGACCCAAATGGGCATATCTTATTATGAGTATAGTCGGATTACTGATAATAGCTGCAGTATCGTTCGTGAAGAATTTAAGAAAATAGATATATTCTGTCTTATAAATAGAAAAAGGCTTTTAGATAGCAACTAAAAGCCTTTTTTATGTATTATAAATTCTGGATAATTAAAATTCCGGTATAATCTGTTCGGCATTCTTAATCCGATCTTCAACATCTTCTTTTGTTCCGTTGAAAGGGCCCGATCCTTCTATTTTTATCGTGGCCATAGCTGCTGCAAACTTTCCGGCGTCTTCTATTGTTGCTCCTTTAGCTCTTTGATATAAGTAACCTGTAACGTAAGTATCGCCACACCCTGTCGCGTCCACTACATCTTTCGGCTTATAGGCCGGTATTTTATAGAAGTTGTTTCCATCATAGATTACAGAACCCAGACTGCCTAAAGTAACCAAAACTTCTTTTACTCCCCAAGCGTGAAGCTGTTTTGATGCCTGTTTAATATCTTTCATGCCTGTAAGAACTTCCATTTCCAGATCATTCACTTTCAGAACATGAACATGTTTTAGTATCTCTTCTTTATTAGCCCAGTCTATCGGGTAGACATTTTGGTCTCTCACCTCTCTTAAATACCCTTGAGAGTCTATCGCTATCAAGCCTTTTTTAGAAAGATATTCTACCAGTTCCAATGAGAAATCATCGGCAAGTAAAGCACCTAAAAGGAATATGTTGGCTTCTATATCTTTTAGTGCGTCAACAGAAAAAGGATCAGCTTTTGCCAACACTCGTTGAGTTCGGTTATTCTGATTCTCTTCATAGATGTTTTCAAAATAGACAGAGTGCTTACTCGGTACTACATGCACATCTACGTCTTTTGAACGTAAATCGTCCACTACAGACATTTCTGACTGAGCCAGCGATGCTACCAATGTATAATTTATATCGGTAAAATGACGAATAGCGTGTGAAAAATAAAAAGCCGTACCGCCGGGCATATGCACTGTGCTTTTGGGTGTAACTACTTTATCTAAAGTAATATGCCCAATGCAACAAAGATCATGTTTTTGCATTACTTATTTTTTTGAAATGCAAAAGTAGTAAAATTAAGTTATACCGAAGTTCTCATTTCAATTTTATTCTCTTTTTTGATAATACTAAGAGTCAGCAAAAAATGTATTTTATCTTCAATGTTTTTTGATAAGTTCAGATTATTTCCATCCTGTTAAACGATTTTCACTAGACTAATAAAGCCAATTATATTTTATTTATTCATACTTTTTTCTTTTCTTTGTTTTTGGCTTGGATACAATATCTGAACCGATACGCAATAATAGGAAATGAAAAAGTATTTATTTATAATATTAGGCTTAATCTCATTAGGCCTTGGACTATTGGGAATAGTAACTCCGGGACTTCCAACCACACCATTTATCCTTCTTACCGGCGTCTTATTTGCTAAGAGCTCGCCTCGTCTTCATCAGAAATTGTTAGATCATAAGATTACAGGTCCATATATAAGGCGGGTTAATAATGGCTTTAGTACAAAAGGGTTGATTATATCCATTAGTATCATGTGGACTATGATAATCCTTACTACATTAGTTGTGTTTAAAAGTAATCAGACAATGCAACTCGTAATGTTGGGATTAGGTTTTGTCGGTACTGTTTCTCAAATAATTGTTTTACGTAAGAGAAAAAAGAAAGAAAAGGTTCTGTTAACACTTGATAACGAAGAAAAAGATAATAATAAGCTGAAGGCCTCTTAATGGGCACAAAAGAGAGTATTTATATTATAAAAATGTTGATGTTATATTTTGTTATTTTATGATATTTATTTTCCTTTGTATATGAAGGGTTATAGACTAAAAAACAATCTAATTAAATTATGGAGAACAACGATCAGAACAATCAAATTCAAATAGAACTGCCGGATGATATTGCACAAGGCATATATTCTAATCTGGCTATTATAGCCCATTCGTCATCAGAATTTGTTATCGATTTTGTACGTATTTTGCCCGGTATGCCCAAAGCCAAAGTACAATCGAGAATAGTAATTACCCCTGAACATGCGAAACGCCTGTTGTATGCTCTGAATGAAAACATTAACCGATTTGAATCTCAAAATGGATCCATACAAGTTGATAATTCGGCAGGTTTTTTACCACCGATAAACGGTCCTATTGGAGAAGCTTAAATCAGGTATTTTATAAATAAATACAAAAAGCAAGAGAAATGAAAATTGGTATTCCTAAAGAGCTGAAAGCATTTGAAAATCGCGTTGCCGTTACGCCGGCAGGTGTGCATGAGTTGGTTGTCTGTGGACATGAGGTATATATAGAAGCCGGAGCCGGACTTGGCAGCGGAATCAATGATACTGATTACACAGCTTCCGGTGCTAAAATATTAACTACGGCAGAAGAAATTTATGCCATTTCGGATATGATTGTGAAGGTTAAGGAACCTATCCCGCAAGAATATCATCTTATCCGCGAGAATCAAATAGTGTTTACGTATTTCCATTTTGCATCGAGTCTTGAGCTAACAGAAGCTATGATAAAAAGCAAAGCTATCTGTATCGCATACGAGACCGTTGAATTGCCTGACCGCTCGTTACCGCTACTTATACCGATGAGTGAAGTGGCCGGACGTATGGCTATTCAAGAAGGTGCTCGTTTCCTCGAAAAGCCGCATCTGGGAAAAGGCGTCTTGCTTGGTGGTGTTCCGGGTGTGAAACCTGCGCACGTAATTGTAATAGGTGGTGGTATTGTTGGAGCCCAGTCGGCTAAAATAGCTGCCGGAATAGGTGCAAAAGTAACCATTCTGGATAAGAGCCTTCCACGTCTTCGCTATTTGAGCGATATTATGCCGGCCAATGTTACAACAAGATATTCTGATACGCATACAATAAAAGAATTGATAAAGGATGCAGACCTTATAGTGGGCGCTGTGCTTATTGCTGGCGATAAGGCTCCTCAGGTAATATCGAGGGCAATGCTCAAAGATATGCAGCCGGGAACCGTTATGGTGGATGTGGCTATCGACCAAGGTGGCTGTTTTGAGACATCAAAACCAACAACGCATTTAGATCCTGTGTTTGTTATTGATGATGTAGTGCATTACTGTGTTGCCAATATACCGGGAGCTGTTCCGATGACTTCAACGTTAGCTTTGACTAATGCTACTTTGCCGTATGCATTAAATCTGGCTAATATGGGCTGGGAGGCAGCATGCCGTGAGCATAAAGATCTAAGCAAAGGATTGAATATTGTAAAAGGAGACGTTGTATATAAGGCCGTTGCTCAAAACTTCGGACTAGAATACAAAGAGTTTCAATTTTAAAAAAATAAACAGACATAATAGAGCAGATGTCTGAATTCAATTTTTCCTAACTTTTTGGCAGCCTAACTTATAAACAAGGTAAGGCTGATTGTGTAAGTGAAACGTTGATCAAGATATCGACAATAAACGAGTAAAAATAAAATCCTCATATATTTACTAATATAAAATTATTATTTATGGAACTACTAAATGCATCGTTAATAGACTGGTCTAGAGGTCAGTTTGCTATGACAGCAATGTATCACTGGTTGTTTGTTCCTTTGACATTGGGTCTGGGGGTCATTATGGCAATCATGGAGACAATGTATGTGCGTACAGGCAATGAACAGTGGAAAAAAACTGCGAAATTTTGGATGACTATTTTTGGTATCAACTTTGCTATCGGAGTTGCTACAGGGATTATCATGGAATTTCAGTTTGGTACCAACTGGTCAAACTACAGCTGGTTTGTAGGAGATATCTTTGGTGCGCCATTGGCTATTGAAGCTATTGTTGCATTCTTTATGGAGGCAACATTTATTTCCATCATGTTCTTTGGATGGAAACGTGTAAGCAAGAAGGTGCACTTGGCTGCCACTTGGTTAACTATTACAGGAGCAACCCTGTCTGCTGTATGGATATTGGTGGCTAATGCTTGGATGCAATTTCCTGTTGGCATGGAGTTTAATCCGGACACAACTCGTAACGAAATGGTTGACTTCTGGGCTGTAGCCTTGTCGCCGGTAGCTATAAACAAATTTTTCCATACAGTCCTTTCCAGCTGGATCTTGGGAGCTGTATTTGTGATGGGTATAGCTGCATGGTATATGCTTAAAAAAAGGGACACAGAGTTTGCTCAACAAAGTATGAAGGTTGCTACAGTTTTCGGATTGATAGCATCGTTACTTACTATTTATACAGGTCACGGTTCGGCTGTACAGGTTGCAGAAAAACAACCGATGAAACTGGCTGTAATGGAGGGTCTCTATGAAGGGGGCACAAACGAAGGATTGGTACTTTTTGGTATTCCGAATCCTTCTAAAAAATCATTCAATGACGGAGAAGATGCGTTCTTATTCCCTCCAATTAAACTTCCGGGTGCACTCTCTCTAATCGCATTCTATGATACGGAGGCATACGTGCCGGGTATTAAAGATATCATAGATGGGGGGTATCCAAAACCGGATGGAACAACCGCCTTGTCTTTTGCCGAAATGCAATCTAAAGGTAAAGCTGCGATACAGGCATTGGCAGACTATAAGAAGGCTAAAAAAGACGGAGATGATGCTTCGGCTGTACAATATAAAGAAACATTGAAAGCTAACTTTGCTTACTTCGGGTATGGCTATCTTGATAGCCCCGAGCAGTTAGTTCCTAACTTATCTAAAACCGTATATTGGAGTTTCCATATTATGGTTTATCTGGGTGGATATTTTATCCTATTGTTCATGGTTATGACATTCTTTGTTTATCGAAGAAAAGATCTTGAGCAGAAAAAGTGGCTTTTGTGGATTTGTCTTTGGACCATCCCATTGGTATATGTTGCAAGTCAGGCGGGATGGTTAGTTGCCGAAGTGGGGCGTCAGCCTTGGGCTATACAAGATGTACTTCCTCTACAAGCTGCAGTGTCTGCGGTATCTACTCAATCTGTAGTGATAACATTCTGTTTGTTTTTGGCATTGTTTACCGCACTGCTTATTGCAGAGATCCGTATTATGCTGAACCAAATTAAAAAAGGACCGGCAGGCTCACACTAAAACTTGATTTTTTAACTAAAAAAAGATATAACTATGGATTATTCATTTTTACAACATTATTGGTGGTTCCTTATATGCCTGATCGGGGGGATATTTGCATTCCTCTTGTTTGTTCAGGGTGGACAGTCGATGCTTTTCTCATTAGCAAAAGACGAAAAGGAACGCATGATATTGGTAAATGCATTAGGCCGTAAATGGGAATATACCTTTACTACCCTTGTGACATTTGGAGGTGCATTGTTTGCGTCCTTTCCATTGTTCTACTCTACCAGCTTTGGTGGTGCATATTGGGTATGGATGGCTATTTTATTCTGCTTCGTATTGCAAGCTGTATCATACGAATTTCAGTCGAAACCGGGCAATGTATTTGGGCGTAATACTTACAGATGGTTCTTGTTTTGCAACGGACTATTAGGTACTTTTCTTGTAGGTGCGGCATTAGCCACATTCTTTACAGGATCAGATTTTACGGTGAACAAAGGAAATATGACAGATGTTTTGAATCCTGTTATCAGCCGTTGGGGTACTGAATGGCACGGACTTGAGGCTCTTGCTGACGCTCGTTGCTGGTTGCTAGGATTGACAGTGTTTTTCCTTGCCCGTACATTGGCTTGTTTGTTCTTTATCAACCGTCTTCAAGATGCTACTTTAGTAAGTCGTTCCAGAAAATATTTATTACTTAATGCAATTCCTTTTGTCGTGTTCTTTCTTGCATTTGTTATATGGACATTCTTAGCAAAAGGTTATGCTGTAGATCCTGTGACGAAAGTAGTGGAGCTTGTACAATACAAATACTTATTAAACATGATAGAAATGCCAATTGTAGGAGTTGTATTCCTTGTTGGGGTTCTGCTGGTACTGTTTGGTATTGGTAAAACATTATTAAGTAAGGAATATCATTCCGGTATTTGGTTTAGTGGCGTGGGTACAGTGCTAACAGTATGTATGTTGTTGCTTATTACAGGCTTTAACAATACTGCTTACTATCCATCTTCTACAGATCTTCAGAGTTCCCTGACTATCGAAAATTCTTCATCGAGTGAGTTTACCCTTACCGTGATGAGTGTAGTTTCTTTATTTGTTCCATTTGTATTAGGATATATTATCTATGCTTGGAACTCTTTAGAGAAGAAAAAATTCGATG from Dysgonomonas mossii encodes:
- the ald gene encoding alanine dehydrogenase, yielding MKIGIPKELKAFENRVAVTPAGVHELVVCGHEVYIEAGAGLGSGINDTDYTASGAKILTTAEEIYAISDMIVKVKEPIPQEYHLIRENQIVFTYFHFASSLELTEAMIKSKAICIAYETVELPDRSLPLLIPMSEVAGRMAIQEGARFLEKPHLGKGVLLGGVPGVKPAHVIVIGGGIVGAQSAKIAAGIGAKVTILDKSLPRLRYLSDIMPANVTTRYSDTHTIKELIKDADLIVGAVLIAGDKAPQVISRAMLKDMQPGTVMVDVAIDQGGCFETSKPTTHLDPVFVIDDVVHYCVANIPGAVPMTSTLALTNATLPYALNLANMGWEAACREHKDLSKGLNIVKGDVVYKAVAQNFGLEYKEFQF
- a CDS encoding DUF3467 domain-containing protein; the encoded protein is MENNDQNNQIQIELPDDIAQGIYSNLAIIAHSSSEFVIDFVRILPGMPKAKVQSRIVITPEHAKRLLYALNENINRFESQNGSIQVDNSAGFLPPINGPIGEA
- a CDS encoding cytochrome d ubiquinol oxidase subunit II codes for the protein MDYSFLQHYWWFLICLIGGIFAFLLFVQGGQSMLFSLAKDEKERMILVNALGRKWEYTFTTLVTFGGALFASFPLFYSTSFGGAYWVWMAILFCFVLQAVSYEFQSKPGNVFGRNTYRWFLFCNGLLGTFLVGAALATFFTGSDFTVNKGNMTDVLNPVISRWGTEWHGLEALADARCWLLGLTVFFLARTLACLFFINRLQDATLVSRSRKYLLLNAIPFVVFFLAFVIWTFLAKGYAVDPVTKVVELVQYKYLLNMIEMPIVGVVFLVGVLLVLFGIGKTLLSKEYHSGIWFSGVGTVLTVCMLLLITGFNNTAYYPSSTDLQSSLTIENSSSSEFTLTVMSVVSLFVPFVLGYIIYAWNSLEKKKFDVKDLKDDGHVY
- a CDS encoding cytochrome ubiquinol oxidase subunit I; translated protein: MELLNASLIDWSRGQFAMTAMYHWLFVPLTLGLGVIMAIMETMYVRTGNEQWKKTAKFWMTIFGINFAIGVATGIIMEFQFGTNWSNYSWFVGDIFGAPLAIEAIVAFFMEATFISIMFFGWKRVSKKVHLAATWLTITGATLSAVWILVANAWMQFPVGMEFNPDTTRNEMVDFWAVALSPVAINKFFHTVLSSWILGAVFVMGIAAWYMLKKRDTEFAQQSMKVATVFGLIASLLTIYTGHGSAVQVAEKQPMKLAVMEGLYEGGTNEGLVLFGIPNPSKKSFNDGEDAFLFPPIKLPGALSLIAFYDTEAYVPGIKDIIDGGYPKPDGTTALSFAEMQSKGKAAIQALADYKKAKKDGDDASAVQYKETLKANFAYFGYGYLDSPEQLVPNLSKTVYWSFHIMVYLGGYFILLFMVMTFFVYRRKDLEQKKWLLWICLWTIPLVYVASQAGWLVAEVGRQPWAIQDVLPLQAAVSAVSTQSVVITFCLFLALFTALLIAEIRIMLNQIKKGPAGSH
- a CDS encoding YbaN family protein produces the protein MKKYLFIILGLISLGLGLLGIVTPGLPTTPFILLTGVLFAKSSPRLHQKLLDHKITGPYIRRVNNGFSTKGLIISISIMWTMIILTTLVVFKSNQTMQLVMLGLGFVGTVSQIIVLRKRKKKEKVLLTLDNEEKDNNKLKAS